The Streptomyces phaeolivaceus genome has a window encoding:
- a CDS encoding MerR family transcriptional regulator, translating into MGTYGEENPADPGLTSGALARRLGVSPTTLRSWDRRYGIGPALRADGRHRRWTPRDVAMVETMCRLTSAGLPPAEAARAAKEGAGGARATDGDRAARGPRAPGPPSPGDVRPPPPGDIRTECRGLSRAAVRLDSPALEDRLAGAVERHGLTVAWQEVMVPTLHAVGRKWASSGDRYVEVEHLLSWHVSTALRRHTRPPAPRHDTTTPGPVVLACVPGEQHTLPLEALNAALGELGLPTRMFGAAVPAEALTAAVERLGPAAVVLWAQARSTASLPLARHVAAMRWGVKGARRQALVVLGGPGWHGRPASGMVRPTLLAEAVEVLSGRYGRVDRVDRVDRVDRVDRVDPADRGAQADRVIPSDGLVRAD; encoded by the coding sequence ATGGGTACGTACGGGGAGGAAAACCCCGCCGATCCGGGGCTCACCAGCGGGGCCCTGGCCCGCCGGCTGGGCGTGTCGCCCACGACCCTGCGCTCCTGGGACCGCCGCTACGGCATCGGACCCGCGCTCCGCGCCGACGGCCGGCATCGCCGCTGGACCCCTCGGGACGTGGCGATGGTCGAGACGATGTGCCGGCTGACGTCCGCCGGGCTGCCACCGGCGGAGGCGGCACGCGCGGCGAAGGAGGGCGCCGGGGGAGCGCGCGCCACGGACGGGGACCGCGCGGCGCGGGGGCCGCGTGCGCCCGGCCCGCCGTCCCCGGGAGACGTCCGTCCGCCGCCCCCGGGAGACATCCGTACGGAGTGCCGGGGCCTGTCCCGCGCCGCCGTACGCCTGGACTCCCCGGCGCTGGAGGACCGGTTGGCCGGGGCCGTCGAACGGCACGGGCTCACCGTGGCCTGGCAGGAGGTGATGGTGCCGACGCTGCACGCGGTGGGCCGCAAGTGGGCGTCGTCCGGGGACCGTTACGTCGAGGTCGAGCATCTGCTGTCCTGGCATGTCTCCACCGCCCTGCGCCGCCACACCCGGCCGCCCGCACCCCGCCACGACACCACCACCCCGGGCCCGGTCGTCCTCGCCTGTGTGCCCGGGGAGCAGCACACCCTTCCGCTGGAGGCCCTCAACGCCGCCCTCGGTGAACTCGGCCTGCCCACAAGGATGTTCGGCGCCGCCGTCCCCGCCGAGGCCCTCACCGCGGCGGTCGAACGGCTCGGCCCGGCGGCCGTGGTCCTCTGGGCCCAGGCCCGCTCCACCGCGAGCCTGCCGCTGGCCCGCCATGTCGCCGCCATGCGCTGGGGCGTCAAGGGCGCCCGCCGCCAGGCCCTCGTCGTCCTCGGCGGCCCCGGCTGGCACGGCCGCCCCGCGTCGGGCATGGTCCGCCCGACCCTGCTGGCCGAGGCGGTGGAGGTGCTCTCCGGCCGCTACGGACGGGTGGACCGGGTGGACCGGGTGGACCGGGTGGACCGGGTGGACCGGGTGGACCCGGCGGACCGGGGAGCCCAGGCGGACCGGGTGATCCCGTCGGACGGGTTGGTCCGGGCGGACTAG
- a CDS encoding RNA polymerase sigma factor codes for MSPVCPSAPAGAVSADEELARGLPAGDDDSLAAAYHRWSALVHALARRSLGDTGEAEDVTQQVFLGVWRGRHGYRPERGAMGAWIVGIARRRIADAVSARSRRAELVVSAGAALALADRPGHGDPEAALDRVLILAELARLPAPQRQVLHLAFYEDLTQTQIAERTGLPLGTVKSHTRRALHLLQGRLGGTRTR; via the coding sequence ATGAGCCCTGTGTGTCCGAGCGCGCCCGCGGGTGCCGTGTCCGCCGACGAGGAGCTGGCGCGCGGCCTGCCGGCGGGTGACGACGACTCACTGGCCGCCGCCTATCACCGCTGGTCTGCGCTGGTGCACGCGCTCGCGCGGCGCAGCCTCGGCGACACGGGCGAGGCGGAGGACGTCACCCAGCAGGTGTTCCTGGGGGTGTGGCGCGGGCGGCACGGCTACCGGCCGGAGCGCGGCGCGATGGGGGCCTGGATCGTCGGGATCGCCCGGCGACGGATCGCCGACGCCGTGTCCGCGCGGAGCCGCCGGGCGGAGCTGGTGGTCTCGGCGGGCGCCGCGCTCGCCCTCGCCGACCGTCCCGGCCACGGCGACCCCGAGGCCGCTCTCGACCGGGTGCTGATCCTCGCCGAGTTGGCCCGACTTCCGGCGCCCCAGCGGCAGGTCCTCCATCTGGCGTTCTACGAGGACCTCACACAGACCCAGATCGCGGAGCGCACCGGTCTGCCCCTGGGCACGGTCAAGAGCCACACCCGGCGGGCGCTGCACCTGCTGCAGGGCCGCCTGGGCGGGACCCGCACCAGGTGA
- a CDS encoding SPW repeat protein, whose product MANVSHRSDISSHPDAPEMQARFARMLGGRDVALVDGPVFLLGLYCAVSPWILHYTSSQPALAPHNLILGIAIGLLALGFTAAPERMYGLSWAMCALGVWMIVSAWIVGDSPDAGVVVNNIVIGCLALLLGLMCAGAAAKGTTRGGRTPQV is encoded by the coding sequence ATGGCCAACGTCTCACACAGGAGTGACATCTCCAGCCACCCCGACGCACCCGAAATGCAGGCCCGGTTCGCCCGCATGCTCGGCGGTCGCGATGTGGCGCTCGTGGACGGACCGGTGTTCCTGCTCGGTCTGTACTGCGCCGTGTCCCCGTGGATTCTCCACTACACGTCGAGCCAGCCCGCGCTGGCGCCCCACAACCTGATCTTGGGCATCGCGATCGGCCTGCTGGCCCTCGGCTTCACCGCCGCACCGGAGAGGATGTACGGCCTGAGCTGGGCCATGTGCGCGCTGGGTGTCTGGATGATCGTCTCGGCGTGGATCGTGGGCGACAGCCCGGACGCCGGTGTCGTGGTCAACAACATCGTCATCGGCTGCCTGGCACTGCTGCTGGGGCTGATGTGCGCCGGCGCCGCGGCCAAGGGCACCACGCGCGGGGGCCGCACACCACAGGTGTGA
- a CDS encoding GlsB/YeaQ/YmgE family stress response membrane protein, producing MDIDGIISAIVIGIVIGVLGRLVVPGRQRIGILLTIVVGIVAALIGTAIAAGVGVANTDGVDWAEWLIQIALAALGIAALDRTRARR from the coding sequence ATGGACATCGACGGCATCATCAGTGCCATCGTCATCGGCATTGTCATAGGCGTGCTCGGCCGACTCGTCGTGCCGGGCCGACAGCGCATCGGCATCCTGCTGACAATCGTCGTCGGCATCGTCGCCGCGCTGATCGGCACGGCGATCGCGGCGGGTGTCGGCGTGGCGAACACCGATGGCGTCGACTGGGCGGAGTGGCTCATCCAGATCGCCCTGGCGGCCCTGGGCATCGCGGCACTGGACCGCACACGGGCACGGCGCTGA
- a CDS encoding GNAT family N-acetyltransferase: protein MPPRVTSVTRITPLTDTAAAPSSPRPAWLASGAEGVPLGSAFLRLFGGEGQRHLAELEVSVHPAERRRGVGTALLDAAVGAARADRRRAVVAQAPEGSPGDAFLAAHGFRRVLPLTYARLELAGADPGHFTRILEQPCPGYHLIDWTGVVPPELAENYAASRRAMDDMPMGDTDYGTVVWDVERVVAAAEAIAKRGDSLHTVAAVHTASGTIVGFSELVLPGDGRGSDKSKSEGQHYGTAVLPEHRGHALGLWMKAKAILHAHHLDPRLALLTDTAADNAPMRQVNDVLGYRPTHTAIEYQLDL, encoded by the coding sequence TTGCCCCCGCGCGTCACCAGCGTCACCCGTATCACCCCGCTCACCGACACCGCCGCCGCCCCGTCGAGCCCTCGCCCGGCCTGGCTGGCGTCCGGGGCGGAGGGCGTCCCTCTCGGCTCCGCGTTCCTGCGGCTGTTCGGCGGGGAGGGGCAACGGCATCTGGCGGAGCTGGAGGTGTCCGTGCACCCGGCCGAGCGGCGGCGGGGCGTCGGCACCGCGCTGCTGGACGCGGCCGTGGGCGCGGCGCGCGCGGACCGCCGCCGCGCGGTCGTCGCCCAGGCCCCCGAGGGCTCCCCCGGCGACGCGTTCCTCGCGGCACACGGCTTCCGCCGCGTACTGCCCCTGACGTACGCCCGGCTGGAACTCGCCGGAGCGGACCCCGGCCACTTCACCCGGATCCTCGAACAGCCGTGCCCCGGCTACCACTTGATCGACTGGACGGGCGTCGTACCGCCCGAGCTGGCGGAAAACTACGCGGCGTCGCGCCGGGCGATGGACGACATGCCGATGGGCGACACCGACTACGGGACGGTGGTCTGGGACGTCGAGCGGGTCGTCGCCGCCGCCGAGGCGATCGCGAAACGCGGCGACTCGCTGCACACCGTGGCCGCCGTGCACACGGCGAGCGGCACGATCGTCGGCTTCTCGGAACTCGTCCTGCCGGGCGACGGCAGAGGCAGCGACAAGAGCAAGAGCGAGGGGCAGCACTACGGCACAGCCGTGCTGCCCGAGCATCGGGGTCACGCCCTGGGCCTCTGGATGAAGGCGAAGGCCATCCTCCACGCCCACCACCTGGACCCGAGGCTCGCCCTGCTCACCGACACCGCGGCGGACAACGCCCCCATGCGCCAGGTCAACGACGTGCTCGGCTACCGGCCCACACACACGGCGATCGAGTACCAGCTCGACCTGTGA
- a CDS encoding GNAT family N-acetyltransferase, whose product MDHAAVLALFDRDMREGARPDGPGARIERVGGVVRQIGFENGWSGVVWSDLDEAGADAAITEQIRYFSSLGRDFEWKLYGHDLPVDLGQRLRDAGFTAAPEETLMIAEVADLTLDIEPPEGVRLLPVTDREGVDLVADVHEKAFGTDSTRMRHQLLAQLTGDTESVVAVVALAGDEPVSAARMELLPGTRFAGLWGGGTVEGWRGRGVYRALVAHRARVAADRGYRYVQVDALATSRPILARLGFEPLTTTTPYEYVVAP is encoded by the coding sequence ATGGATCACGCTGCTGTGCTGGCACTGTTCGACCGGGACATGCGGGAGGGCGCGCGCCCCGACGGGCCCGGGGCCCGGATCGAGCGCGTCGGTGGGGTGGTGCGCCAGATCGGATTCGAGAACGGCTGGAGCGGCGTCGTCTGGTCCGACCTGGACGAGGCGGGCGCCGACGCGGCGATCACCGAGCAGATCCGGTACTTCTCAAGCCTCGGACGCGACTTCGAATGGAAGCTGTACGGCCACGATCTCCCCGTCGACCTGGGACAACGCCTGCGCGACGCCGGGTTCACGGCCGCTCCCGAGGAGACGCTCATGATCGCGGAGGTCGCCGATCTGACCCTCGACATCGAGCCCCCGGAGGGCGTAAGGCTCCTGCCCGTCACCGACCGTGAGGGCGTGGACCTGGTGGCCGACGTCCACGAGAAGGCCTTCGGCACGGACAGCACCCGGATGCGCCACCAACTGCTGGCCCAGCTCACCGGGGACACCGAGTCGGTCGTGGCCGTCGTCGCCCTCGCCGGCGACGAACCGGTGAGCGCCGCCCGGATGGAACTGCTCCCCGGCACGCGCTTCGCCGGTCTGTGGGGCGGCGGCACCGTAGAGGGCTGGCGCGGCCGAGGTGTCTACCGCGCGCTGGTCGCCCACCGAGCCCGCGTCGCCGCCGACCGCGGCTACCGCTACGTCCAGGTCGACGCGCTGGCCACCAGCCGCCCGATCCTGGCCCGCCTGGGCTTCGAACCACTCACGACGACCACGCCGTACGAGTACGTGGTCGCCCCCTAG
- a CDS encoding nucleoside deaminase — protein sequence MVNDSELVYLRRCVELATEALESGDEPFGSVLVGGDGTVLAEDHNRVAGGDRTRHPEFELARWSAARLTPEERAAATVYTSGEHCPMCAAAHAWVGLGRIVYVASSEQLALWLGELGVPAPPVRTLPVREIAPGVTVEGPVPELVGEVRALHRRFHAETVGGVADDD from the coding sequence ATGGTGAACGACTCCGAACTGGTGTACCTACGACGTTGTGTGGAGCTGGCGACCGAGGCGCTGGAGTCCGGCGACGAGCCGTTCGGTTCGGTCCTGGTCGGCGGGGACGGCACGGTGCTGGCCGAGGACCACAACCGGGTGGCGGGCGGTGACCGCACCCGGCACCCGGAGTTCGAGCTGGCCCGCTGGTCGGCGGCCCGGCTCACGCCCGAGGAGCGCGCGGCGGCGACCGTGTACACCTCCGGCGAGCACTGTCCGATGTGCGCGGCGGCCCACGCCTGGGTGGGTCTGGGCCGTATCGTGTACGTCGCCTCCTCCGAGCAACTCGCCCTCTGGCTCGGCGAGTTGGGAGTCCCCGCGCCACCGGTGCGGACGCTGCCGGTACGGGAGATCGCGCCCGGGGTGACGGTCGAGGGGCCGGTGCCGGAGCTGGTCGGGGAGGTACGGGCACTGCACCGGCGCTTCCACGCCGAAACCGTCGGCGGCGTCGCCGACGATGACTGA
- a CDS encoding acyltransferase family protein: MSEDVVQQTRPAPAAPPDGRRPRPGRASRDPYFDNAKYLTIVLVACGHAWEPLTYGSRAATAAYLTVYAFHMPAFALISGYFSRSFDMAPGRLKRLMTGVVLPYVVFETAYTLFYRWAQDDPGYPLSLLDPWYVMWFLVALFIWRLTTPLWLMLRHPLPVALGLATLAAVSPDLGGDVSIQRVLGFLPFFVLGLTLRAGHFERLRTRRARLWLLPVGLGALGAAYWVAPWFDAGWFYHRGSVTGQGVSRWWGLLTTPALFCLAVLLTACFLAWVPRRRLWFTALGAGTMYGYLLHGFVIKWARFRDWYAVEWLHTPLGELAVTAVAVGGITLLCTSPVRAALRCVVEPRMEWAFRKSGTAPAAGTAGAAPSAGSASRVPES, from the coding sequence ATGTCCGAAGACGTGGTGCAGCAGACCCGCCCCGCCCCCGCGGCCCCGCCCGACGGGCGGCGGCCACGGCCGGGGCGGGCCTCGCGGGACCCGTACTTCGACAACGCGAAGTATCTGACCATCGTCCTGGTGGCCTGCGGGCACGCCTGGGAGCCGCTGACGTACGGCAGCCGGGCGGCGACGGCCGCGTATCTGACCGTGTACGCGTTCCACATGCCGGCCTTCGCCCTGATCTCCGGGTACTTCTCGCGGAGCTTCGACATGGCGCCGGGCCGGCTGAAGCGGCTGATGACGGGCGTGGTCCTGCCGTATGTCGTGTTCGAGACGGCGTACACACTGTTCTACCGGTGGGCGCAGGACGATCCGGGGTATCCGCTGAGTCTGCTGGATCCCTGGTACGTGATGTGGTTCCTGGTCGCGCTGTTCATCTGGCGGCTGACGACCCCGCTGTGGCTGATGTTGCGCCACCCGCTGCCGGTCGCGCTGGGGCTCGCGACGCTGGCGGCGGTCTCACCGGATCTCGGTGGCGATGTCTCCATCCAGCGGGTGCTGGGCTTCCTGCCGTTCTTCGTACTGGGGCTGACCCTGCGGGCCGGGCACTTCGAGCGGCTGCGCACCCGCCGGGCACGGCTGTGGCTGCTCCCGGTCGGGCTGGGGGCGCTCGGGGCGGCGTACTGGGTGGCGCCGTGGTTCGACGCGGGCTGGTTCTACCACCGGGGCAGTGTCACCGGCCAGGGCGTCTCCCGCTGGTGGGGGCTGCTGACCACGCCCGCCCTGTTCTGTCTGGCGGTGCTGCTGACGGCCTGCTTCCTGGCCTGGGTGCCGCGCCGGCGGCTGTGGTTCACGGCGCTGGGCGCGGGCACGATGTACGGCTATCTGCTGCACGGCTTCGTGATCAAGTGGGCCCGGTTCCGGGACTGGTACGCCGTCGAGTGGCTGCACACCCCGCTCGGGGAACTGGCGGTCACGGCCGTCGCCGTCGGCGGCATCACCCTGCTGTGCACCTCCCCCGTACGGGCCGCGCTGCGCTGTGTCGTCGAGCCACGCATGGAGTGGGCGTTCCGGAAGAGCGGCACGGCCCCGGCGGCCGGGACGGCGGGTGCCGCCCCTTCCGCCGGCTCCGCTAGCCGAGTTCCAGAGTCGTGA
- a CDS encoding GNAT family N-acetyltransferase, producing MTSPGPQDLVVTRATPDDWAVVARWAGDEGWNPGLSDPACFFAQDPEGFFIGRLDGEPVSSVSVVNHGDDYAFLGFYLVRPELRGQGHGLATWKTALAHAGARTVGLDGVVAQQDNYRQSGFEPAHRTFRYSGVAPAVPVPDGVRPVEGAGPRAAQDLAAYDSACHPADRPRFLERWLTTDGHRALARIVDGRLTGYGVIRPGRDALRIGPLFADTAADARALLAGLAAEAAGRPLAIDVPEPNTAAAALVEEYGLTPSFETARMYTGPIRPHAAERVFGITTLELG from the coding sequence ATGACCTCTCCGGGGCCTCAGGACCTCGTCGTCACCCGGGCCACGCCCGACGACTGGGCGGTGGTCGCCCGATGGGCGGGGGACGAGGGCTGGAACCCGGGGCTCTCGGACCCGGCGTGCTTCTTCGCCCAGGACCCCGAGGGCTTCTTCATCGGCCGCCTCGACGGCGAACCGGTCTCGTCCGTCTCCGTCGTGAACCACGGCGACGACTACGCCTTCCTCGGCTTCTATCTGGTCCGCCCGGAGCTGCGTGGTCAGGGCCACGGCCTCGCCACCTGGAAGACCGCGCTCGCGCACGCCGGCGCCCGTACGGTCGGCCTCGACGGGGTGGTCGCGCAGCAGGACAACTACCGGCAGTCCGGTTTCGAGCCCGCCCACCGCACCTTCCGGTACTCGGGCGTGGCGCCCGCTGTGCCGGTCCCCGACGGTGTCCGGCCGGTCGAGGGCGCCGGGCCCCGGGCGGCGCAGGACCTCGCGGCGTACGACAGCGCCTGCCACCCCGCCGACCGCCCCCGTTTCCTGGAGCGCTGGCTCACCACGGACGGGCACCGGGCCCTCGCGCGGATCGTCGACGGGCGGCTCACCGGCTACGGAGTGATCCGCCCCGGACGGGACGCCCTGCGGATCGGGCCCCTGTTCGCCGACACCGCCGCCGACGCCCGCGCGCTCCTCGCCGGGCTGGCCGCCGAGGCCGCGGGCCGGCCGCTGGCCATCGACGTACCGGAACCGAACACGGCCGCCGCGGCACTGGTCGAGGAGTACGGGCTGACGCCCTCCTTCGAGACGGCCCGGATGTACACCGGCCCGATCCGGCCGCACGCGGCGGAGCGCGTCTTCGGGATCACGACTCTGGAACTCGGCTAG
- a CDS encoding alpha/beta hydrolase, producing the protein MRSTHSRRPLAGAAVTVLALLAAGLPATAAGADDDKDDKRSDPSRFHHQKIKWSKCEGMEMPEDLRCGKVTVPLDYSRPGAGTLDLAVARIRGTGDPRGSLLLNFGGPGGPGVPELAYSGEDFMDLTKGYDLVSFDPRGVGRSSPVSCGDGTDTALEATDDGDDANDPRTALRQLRRAAAACEKNSGPVLPHIGTRNAARDLDVLRAALGDKKLNYLGFSYGTRLGAVYAAQFPDKVGRMVLDGVDTLTEPLTEQGLVGAAGQQTALEDYLDACTEELTCPFGQDSRSAREQVVALVESLDEYPVPSDFGQDFTGQHLVGAIGHALYSEQMWPLLTQALNMLVHDGDTRGVMALTGGGFAPTITPYRVSGPIRTSAPYRSLVPARPHEPPEPTPSGTPTPHAGLVDAEKIPPDNYPAALMAINCADDPDRPTAARITDDLEELRAAYEDASPVFGPYRLTQVLMCYGRPAGTDFVREEVRDLDTPKVLLVGTRGDPATPYRWTVETAKRLGSSAVVLDNKGTGHTGYGSSKCVHTKVDDFLLFGTLPDDGSSCGADD; encoded by the coding sequence ATGCGGTCCACGCACAGCCGGCGCCCGCTCGCCGGAGCCGCGGTCACGGTGCTGGCCCTGCTGGCGGCCGGGCTGCCGGCCACGGCGGCGGGCGCCGACGACGACAAGGACGACAAGCGGTCCGACCCGAGCCGCTTCCACCACCAGAAGATCAAGTGGTCGAAGTGCGAGGGCATGGAGATGCCCGAGGATCTGCGCTGCGGCAAGGTCACCGTGCCGCTCGACTACTCCCGGCCCGGGGCGGGCACCCTCGATCTGGCGGTGGCCCGTATCCGGGGCACCGGCGACCCGCGTGGCTCGCTGCTGCTGAACTTCGGCGGCCCCGGCGGCCCTGGTGTCCCCGAACTCGCCTACAGCGGCGAGGACTTCATGGACCTCACCAAGGGCTACGACCTGGTCTCCTTCGATCCGCGCGGTGTGGGGCGCTCCTCCCCCGTCAGCTGCGGCGACGGCACCGACACGGCCCTGGAGGCGACCGACGACGGGGACGACGCGAACGACCCGCGGACCGCGCTGAGGCAGCTGCGGCGGGCCGCCGCGGCCTGCGAGAAGAACTCCGGGCCCGTGCTGCCGCACATCGGCACCCGTAACGCCGCCCGCGACCTGGACGTGCTGCGCGCCGCCCTCGGCGACAAGAAGCTCAACTACCTCGGCTTCTCCTACGGCACCCGGCTCGGCGCGGTGTACGCGGCGCAGTTCCCCGACAAGGTGGGCCGGATGGTCCTCGACGGGGTGGACACCCTGACCGAGCCGCTGACCGAACAGGGTCTGGTCGGTGCCGCGGGCCAGCAGACCGCGCTCGAGGACTACCTCGACGCGTGCACCGAGGAGCTGACCTGCCCGTTCGGGCAGGACTCGCGGTCGGCCCGGGAGCAGGTCGTGGCGCTGGTCGAGTCGCTGGACGAGTACCCCGTGCCGTCCGACTTCGGGCAGGACTTCACGGGCCAGCACCTGGTGGGCGCCATCGGCCACGCCCTCTACAGCGAACAGATGTGGCCCCTGCTCACCCAGGCGCTCAACATGCTCGTGCACGACGGCGACACCCGGGGCGTCATGGCGCTCACGGGCGGCGGCTTCGCCCCGACGATCACTCCGTACCGCGTGTCCGGCCCGATCCGTACGTCAGCCCCGTACCGCTCGCTCGTGCCCGCCCGTCCGCACGAGCCCCCGGAGCCCACTCCGTCCGGCACGCCGACCCCGCACGCCGGACTGGTCGACGCCGAGAAGATACCGCCGGACAACTATCCCGCCGCGCTCATGGCGATCAACTGCGCCGACGACCCCGACCGGCCCACCGCCGCCAGGATCACCGACGACCTGGAGGAGCTGCGGGCGGCCTACGAGGACGCCTCCCCCGTGTTCGGGCCGTACCGGCTCACCCAGGTGCTGATGTGCTACGGCCGCCCCGCGGGCACCGACTTCGTCCGCGAGGAGGTCCGGGACCTCGACACCCCGAAGGTCCTGCTGGTGGGCACCCGGGGCGACCCGGCCACCCCGTACCGCTGGACCGTGGAGACGGCGAAGCGGCTCGGCTCCTCGGCGGTCGTCCTCGACAACAAGGGCACGGGGCACACCGGGTACGGGTCGTCGAAGTGCGTGCACACGAAGGTCGACGACTTCCTGCTGTTCGGGACGCTGCCGGACGACGGAAGTTCCTGCGGGGCCGACGATTGA
- a CDS encoding DUF4232 domain-containing protein, whose product MRIRSFLTVSTAATAGAALLLAAAPQGLAAQPAAKTPVCKAKVLKLGAKQAKDTRVVHISVKNTGTRTCTIDRLPVVTFGDLDGAALPVPSGESGPYKVGAGRTVYAAVRTIADLKDPEARRVGTITVSANPNLNGRTFTAKQLGSSKKVKVWEPVTTWWKPSKAAADKALKKEVG is encoded by the coding sequence ATGCGTATCCGTTCCTTCCTCACCGTCTCGACCGCGGCGACCGCCGGTGCCGCGCTGCTCCTCGCCGCCGCCCCGCAGGGGCTGGCCGCCCAGCCCGCCGCGAAGACCCCGGTCTGCAAGGCGAAGGTCCTCAAGCTGGGCGCCAAGCAGGCGAAGGACACGCGGGTGGTGCACATCAGCGTCAAGAACACCGGCACCCGCACCTGCACGATCGACCGCCTGCCCGTGGTCACCTTCGGCGACCTCGACGGGGCGGCCCTGCCGGTGCCCTCGGGCGAGAGCGGACCGTACAAGGTCGGCGCGGGCCGGACCGTGTACGCGGCGGTCCGGACGATCGCCGACCTCAAGGACCCGGAGGCCCGGCGCGTGGGCACGATCACCGTGTCCGCCAACCCCAACCTCAACGGCCGTACGTTCACCGCGAAGCAGCTCGGTTCGAGCAAGAAGGTCAAGGTCTGGGAGCCGGTGACGACCTGGTGGAAGCCGTCCAAGGCCGCCGCCGACAAGGCGCTGAAGAAGGAAGTCGGCTGA
- a CDS encoding baeRF3 domain-containing protein: MEHALSPATLTELRRPRPYPAVSVLTPTHRREPENSQDPVRLRNVVAEAKRRLVQDPAVTRERRADVVGQLDLALAEVDLTHAEDGLVIFAAPGEHQVWSLARPVPERVVLSDTFLTRNLVAARAAERPFWVLSVSPDRATLWNGGTDRVTEARTGGFPLTRDRDNFDAERQERIGDLPSAFRDEDTRHFLRDADAALARVLRTQHRPLYVTGETAALSLLDEIGTVTKAAIHLPHGGLAHGTPDAVWQAVRPLVAAEDRRNVDTVARRLESARGHKAFAASVDEIWQNARQGRIQLLAVEENYRTTVRAHGDGTGGGHLVPAASDDLDVREDIVDEIVERCLDTGAEVRFVPDGTLGDARGIAGVLRY, encoded by the coding sequence ATGGAGCATGCCCTCAGTCCCGCGACCCTGACCGAACTGCGCCGCCCGCGGCCCTATCCGGCGGTGTCGGTGCTGACGCCGACCCACCGCCGGGAGCCCGAGAACTCCCAGGATCCGGTCCGGCTGCGCAATGTGGTGGCCGAGGCGAAGAGGCGGCTGGTGCAGGATCCCGCCGTCACCCGGGAGCGGCGCGCCGATGTCGTCGGACAGCTGGACCTGGCGCTCGCCGAGGTGGATCTGACGCACGCCGAGGACGGTCTGGTGATCTTCGCGGCGCCGGGCGAGCACCAGGTCTGGTCGCTGGCCCGTCCGGTGCCGGAGCGGGTGGTGCTCTCGGACACCTTCCTCACCCGGAACCTGGTGGCCGCGCGCGCCGCCGAGCGGCCGTTCTGGGTGCTCTCGGTCTCCCCCGACCGGGCCACCCTGTGGAACGGCGGCACCGACCGCGTCACCGAGGCGCGTACCGGCGGATTCCCACTGACCAGGGACCGCGACAACTTCGACGCCGAGCGGCAGGAGCGGATCGGCGATCTGCCGTCGGCCTTCCGCGACGAGGACACCCGGCACTTCCTGCGGGACGCCGACGCCGCGCTGGCCCGGGTGCTGCGGACCCAGCACCGGCCGCTGTACGTCACCGGGGAGACGGCGGCGCTGTCCCTGCTCGACGAGATCGGCACGGTCACCAAGGCCGCCATCCATCTCCCGCACGGCGGGCTCGCGCACGGCACCCCGGACGCGGTGTGGCAGGCGGTCCGGCCGCTGGTGGCCGCCGAGGACCGCAGGAACGTCGACACGGTGGCCCGGCGGCTCGAATCGGCCCGCGGCCACAAGGCGTTCGCGGCCAGTGTCGACGAGATCTGGCAGAACGCGCGGCAGGGCCGTATCCAGCTGCTGGCCGTGGAGGAGAACTACCGGACGACCGTCCGCGCACACGGTGACGGGACCGGCGGTGGTCATCTCGTGCCGGCCGCGAGCGATGATCTCGACGTCCGCGAGGACATCGTGGACGAGATCGTCGAGCGGTGCCTGGACACCGGCGCCGAGGTCCGCTTCGTCCCCGACGGCACGCTGGGCGACGCCCGGGGCATCGCGGGGGTCCTGCGCTACTGA
- a CDS encoding SsgA family sporulation/cell division regulator, with protein sequence MTVTLEQPARALLVTAEDREVPVPASLRYSSDDPLAVHLDFPADISLNGDMVTWTFSRGLLEEGVRAPSGVGDVHIWPCGRFRTVVELHSPYGMALLRFEKAALQRFLVRSYAVVAAGREEVGPALDRGLTSLLGNV encoded by the coding sequence ATGACCGTCACGCTGGAACAGCCCGCCCGCGCTCTCCTCGTCACCGCCGAGGACCGGGAGGTCCCGGTGCCCGCGAGCCTGCGCTATTCCTCCGACGATCCGCTGGCCGTGCACCTCGACTTCCCGGCCGACATCTCGCTGAACGGTGACATGGTGACCTGGACCTTCTCCCGGGGGCTGCTGGAGGAGGGGGTGCGGGCACCCTCCGGCGTCGGTGACGTCCACATCTGGCCCTGCGGCCGGTTCCGCACGGTGGTCGAACTGCACTCCCCGTACGGCATGGCACTGCTCCGGTTCGAGAAGGCGGCGCTCCAGCGGTTCCTGGTGCGCAGCTACGCCGTCGTCGCGGCCGGGAGGGAAGAGGTGGGTCCGGCGCTCGACCGGGGCCTGACGTCCCTGCTCGGGAACGTCTGA